A genomic region of uncultured Paludibaculum sp. contains the following coding sequences:
- a CDS encoding glycoside hydrolase: MNVARALVIVLAGATFAHAQRVDVVLPDTIYQRIDNFGASDCWTMQKLAGWSLASRERVADLLFSPTKGIGLSCWRFNIGGGVNPRIKHPWRSPETFETAEGQYDWTRQAGERWFLAAAKARGVPQFLAFVNSPPGRMTRNGLTFTTKGDGSTNLKAGFEAQYARYLGDILDHFRTNTDARERVEFQYISPVNEPQWQWDGTSQEGNRASNADIKAVTRALSSELRRRRLATQIALIESGSLPDMVRPNAEMTKQYGSPYGNYIDDFLGDGEIAPLLGPLFGYHSYGSDLLNGPIVTDRQALAERMRRYPERRLWQTEYCILVGPEGKGGNKRDLSMDTALVVARIIHLDMAVANASAWQWWTAMSPEDYKDGLIYTDYQKPGDAESILPSRLLWALGNYSRFVRPGMHRVAVQGDPDDIRGLMRTAYVDSDTRKIAVVYVNEAEAAQGVTVNFNVAQRGWHLRRMTPWVTSSREGDELKAYPPVKDRAAFQIPGRSVVTFVAEFDAARR, encoded by the coding sequence GTGAATGTAGCCCGAGCCCTGGTCATCGTGCTCGCCGGCGCGACGTTCGCCCACGCTCAGCGCGTGGATGTCGTTCTGCCCGATACGATCTATCAACGCATCGACAACTTCGGAGCCTCCGATTGCTGGACGATGCAGAAGTTGGCTGGGTGGAGCCTCGCGTCGCGCGAACGCGTGGCCGACCTGCTCTTCTCGCCCACCAAGGGCATCGGGCTGAGTTGCTGGCGCTTCAACATCGGTGGTGGCGTGAATCCCCGGATCAAGCATCCCTGGCGTAGCCCCGAGACGTTTGAGACGGCCGAAGGGCAGTACGACTGGACGCGCCAGGCGGGCGAGCGCTGGTTCCTGGCGGCCGCCAAGGCGCGAGGCGTCCCGCAGTTCCTTGCCTTCGTCAACAGTCCGCCCGGGCGCATGACCCGCAACGGGCTCACCTTCACGACAAAGGGGGATGGCAGCACGAACCTGAAGGCCGGCTTCGAGGCGCAGTACGCCCGCTACCTCGGAGACATTCTGGATCACTTCCGCACCAATACAGATGCGCGAGAGAGGGTGGAGTTCCAGTACATCAGCCCCGTGAACGAGCCGCAGTGGCAGTGGGACGGGACCTCTCAAGAGGGCAACAGGGCGAGCAACGCCGACATCAAGGCGGTGACGCGCGCGTTGTCCTCCGAGCTGCGCCGCCGCCGGTTGGCCACTCAGATCGCGCTCATCGAAAGCGGGAGCTTGCCCGACATGGTTCGTCCCAACGCGGAGATGACGAAACAATACGGCTCCCCGTACGGCAACTATATCGACGACTTCCTGGGCGATGGCGAGATCGCGCCACTGTTGGGGCCTCTGTTCGGCTATCACAGCTACGGCTCAGACCTCCTCAACGGCCCCATCGTCACCGACCGGCAGGCCCTGGCTGAGCGCATGCGGCGCTATCCGGAACGGCGGTTGTGGCAGACGGAGTACTGCATTCTGGTTGGTCCAGAGGGCAAGGGTGGCAACAAGCGCGACCTTTCCATGGATACCGCGCTCGTCGTGGCGCGCATCATCCATCTCGATATGGCCGTGGCCAACGCTTCGGCCTGGCAGTGGTGGACCGCCATGTCTCCGGAGGACTACAAAGACGGTCTGATCTACACCGACTACCAGAAGCCGGGCGATGCCGAGAGCATTCTGCCATCGCGCCTGTTGTGGGCTCTGGGCAACTACAGCCGGTTTGTGCGGCCGGGCATGCACCGCGTGGCCGTGCAGGGGGATCCCGACGATATCCGTGGGTTGATGCGCACAGCCTACGTCGATTCGGATACCCGGAAAATCGCTGTCGTGTACGTGAACGAAGCGGAAGCCGCGCAAGGCGTCACCGTGAACTTCAACGTGGCGCAGCGCGGCTGGCACCTGCGGCGGATGACTCCCTGGGTAACCTCCAGCCGCGAGGGCGATGAACTCAAGGCGTATCCGCCCGTGAAGGACCGCGCCGCGTTCCAGATCCCCGGCCGCTCGGTGGTGACGTTCGTCGCCGAGTTCGACGCGGCTCGTCGGTGA
- a CDS encoding chemotaxis response regulator protein-glutamate methylesterase, translating to MHATRVRKELAPGTRIRVLVVDGSLVVRQRLAQALEGDPSIEVVGVAANGAHALERIAQWNPDVLTLDLEGPGMDSLETLRQVRHRYPEIRVILLGTGMQQGSQAAFEALARGVDDYVMKTPEYDDAGDGATRLQAELVPKIKQFFKSAPQPARAEAPAGIGEIYVPPVKSRCQLLVIGVSTGGPAALAKVLPRFAPDFPLPVLVVQHMPAQFTRLLAERLAGSCPLRVREATEGALVQPGRVLLAPGDFHMRVRKVNNQATIHLDQSPPENSCRPSVDVLFRSAGEVYGGSVMAVVLTGMGHDGLRGASTLKALGATVLVQDEASSVVWGMPGAVATAGLADAVVPLDCMVPEIVRRIQRS from the coding sequence ATGCATGCGACGCGCGTCCGAAAGGAACTCGCGCCCGGCACAAGAATCCGGGTGTTGGTGGTAGACGGCTCACTTGTGGTTCGGCAGCGCCTGGCCCAGGCCCTGGAAGGGGATCCTTCCATTGAAGTGGTTGGCGTCGCCGCCAACGGCGCCCATGCGCTGGAGCGCATTGCTCAATGGAACCCGGACGTGCTGACGTTGGACTTGGAAGGGCCGGGGATGGATAGCCTTGAAACACTCCGGCAGGTCCGCCACCGCTATCCGGAGATACGGGTGATCCTCCTCGGTACTGGCATGCAGCAGGGTTCCCAGGCTGCGTTCGAAGCGCTGGCGCGAGGCGTGGACGATTACGTTATGAAGACCCCGGAGTATGACGATGCCGGCGACGGAGCCACCCGGTTGCAGGCTGAGCTGGTTCCGAAGATCAAACAGTTCTTCAAGTCGGCCCCACAGCCGGCCAGGGCCGAAGCGCCGGCTGGAATAGGCGAAATCTACGTTCCGCCGGTGAAGAGCCGATGCCAGTTGTTGGTTATCGGAGTGTCGACGGGTGGCCCGGCGGCACTCGCCAAAGTCCTCCCGCGCTTTGCTCCGGATTTCCCCTTACCCGTTCTCGTTGTCCAGCATATGCCCGCCCAGTTCACACGCTTGCTGGCGGAGCGCTTGGCAGGGTCCTGCCCATTGCGCGTAAGGGAAGCAACGGAAGGAGCTCTGGTGCAGCCGGGCCGGGTGTTGCTCGCACCAGGCGACTTCCATATGCGCGTGCGGAAAGTGAACAACCAGGCGACTATCCATCTGGACCAGTCTCCGCCTGAGAACTCCTGCAGACCCTCAGTGGACGTGCTGTTCCGTTCCGCCGGCGAGGTGTATGGAGGCTCCGTGATGGCGGTCGTCCTGACGGGCATGGGGCATGACGGACTACGCGGTGCGTCCACCCTGAAGGCGCTGGGCGCCACGGTCCTGGTGCAGGACGAGGCCAGCAGCGTGGTGTGGGGCATGCCCGGGGCCGTGGCCACGGCCGGTCTGGCGGACGCCGTGGTGCCGCTTGATTGCATGGTGCCGGAGATCGTCCGACGAATCCAGAGGAGCTGA
- a CDS encoding 3-oxoacyl-ACP reductase family protein — MEDLAGKVALVTGSSRGIGLASALALARAGADIGINYRARESEAHAAEAEIQGLNRRCACVQADVSSGADVQRLLQQVERKLGPIDILVNNAGIARPQPFEEITEGDWDDLIETNLKSCFLLTQGVLPAMRARQWGRIINLSSVAAQVGGVVGPHYAASKAGMHGLTHYYAQRLAKEGITVNAIAPALIETEMVTSNLKAQPGLIPVGRFGTSDEVADVVVMLARNGYITGQTINVNGGWFMT; from the coding sequence GTGGAAGACTTAGCAGGTAAAGTGGCCCTGGTTACCGGCTCCAGCCGGGGCATCGGGCTTGCCAGCGCGCTGGCGCTTGCGCGGGCTGGCGCGGACATCGGCATCAACTACAGGGCTCGCGAATCCGAGGCACACGCAGCGGAGGCCGAGATTCAAGGGCTGAACCGGCGCTGTGCCTGCGTCCAGGCGGACGTGTCCTCGGGTGCCGACGTCCAGCGACTGCTTCAGCAGGTCGAACGGAAGCTGGGCCCCATCGACATTCTGGTCAACAACGCGGGCATCGCCCGGCCGCAGCCCTTCGAGGAGATTACGGAAGGGGACTGGGACGATCTGATCGAGACCAATCTAAAGTCGTGCTTCCTGTTGACCCAGGGTGTACTGCCAGCCATGCGGGCGCGGCAGTGGGGGCGGATCATCAACTTGTCTTCTGTCGCTGCCCAGGTGGGCGGAGTGGTGGGACCACACTACGCCGCATCGAAGGCCGGAATGCATGGCCTGACGCACTACTACGCGCAACGGCTGGCCAAAGAGGGAATCACCGTCAACGCGATTGCGCCGGCCCTGATTGAGACCGAGATGGTGACGTCGAATCTGAAGGCGCAGCCCGGATTGATCCCGGTTGGGCGGTTTGGAACGTCGGACGAGGTCGCCGATGTGGTGGTCATGCTGGCGCGGAACGGATATATCACCGGACAGACTATTAACGTCAATGGCGGCTGGTTCATGACCTGA
- a CDS encoding alpha-amylase family protein, translating into MQSTAITRRLFGGLLAAAASPAIQAAPARLRRSESYFGLHFDLHPNENDTVLGRDVTEAMVENLVTQAKPDFVQYDSKGHPGWLGWPSRVGPSAPGIVKDSLEIWRKVTARRGVALYIHFSGVWDSQAIKLHPEWARVGPQNEAEPNQTSTFGPYADELMIPELREAASKYDLDGAWVDGECWATKPDYCAAALKAYGKPAPKSSKDPGWNDWLEFQREQFRKYVRHYIDEVHKTHPKFQIASNWLYSTFVPEEPTLPVDFLSGDYLGNASISTARLEARYLGQTGRPWDLMAWGFQQAQSNSIGHVHKPAVQLQQEASVVLAQSGGFQIYYVPTRAGYFEESHIKTMAQVGRFCRAVQPVSQNTETVPQIGVVFSRETLYRTSNKLFGGWGKASDPARGWLDLLLGCQWSVDVLPDWKLQRVEARYPCIVLPDWAAVGPEVKTQLVQYVRDGGKLVVCGAQNAGLFAAEAGIRPQGQPADKPAFVEGPVMGNVTGHWLDFDPGLTQVVAQRFPSLDTRSGGVAAAVSTSLGKGTLVLCAGPVGSVYAATHAATVRDLGRNLVAPLFAPLVKVTAPSTVEVVLRRKNGELLVHLLNATGMQTAGDYSTVDFVPPLTGVKLSFGTAKPKSVKLMPQGQSLEPVHAGGSWMVEVPVLEVHAVAAVVI; encoded by the coding sequence ATGCAGTCTACCGCCATCACCCGCCGTCTGTTTGGAGGCCTGTTGGCCGCCGCCGCCTCGCCTGCCATCCAGGCAGCCCCGGCGCGCCTCCGCCGGTCAGAGAGTTACTTCGGTCTCCATTTCGATCTGCACCCCAATGAGAACGACACTGTGCTGGGCCGCGACGTGACGGAAGCGATGGTGGAGAACCTGGTGACGCAGGCCAAGCCGGATTTTGTGCAATACGACTCCAAGGGGCATCCCGGCTGGCTCGGCTGGCCCTCGCGCGTGGGCCCTTCCGCCCCCGGCATCGTGAAGGATTCGCTGGAGATCTGGCGGAAGGTGACAGCCCGGCGCGGTGTCGCCTTGTACATCCATTTCTCGGGTGTCTGGGATAGCCAGGCCATCAAGCTGCACCCGGAGTGGGCGCGTGTCGGTCCGCAAAATGAAGCCGAACCGAATCAGACTTCCACGTTTGGCCCCTATGCCGACGAGTTGATGATTCCCGAACTGCGCGAAGCCGCGTCGAAATACGATCTGGACGGAGCCTGGGTGGACGGTGAATGCTGGGCCACCAAGCCGGATTACTGCGCTGCCGCACTGAAGGCGTACGGCAAGCCGGCGCCGAAGTCGAGCAAGGATCCTGGTTGGAACGACTGGCTGGAGTTTCAGCGGGAGCAGTTCCGCAAGTACGTGCGCCACTACATCGACGAGGTGCACAAGACGCATCCGAAGTTCCAGATCGCCAGCAACTGGCTGTACTCGACGTTCGTGCCGGAGGAGCCGACTCTGCCCGTCGATTTCCTCTCTGGGGATTACCTGGGCAATGCCAGTATCTCCACGGCGCGTCTGGAGGCCCGTTACCTCGGACAGACCGGACGGCCCTGGGATCTGATGGCCTGGGGTTTCCAGCAGGCGCAGTCCAACAGCATCGGGCACGTACACAAGCCGGCCGTTCAGTTGCAGCAGGAGGCCTCGGTCGTGCTCGCTCAAAGCGGCGGCTTCCAGATCTACTACGTGCCGACGCGTGCGGGCTACTTCGAAGAGAGTCACATCAAGACGATGGCTCAGGTGGGGCGTTTCTGCCGTGCGGTCCAGCCGGTCTCTCAGAACACCGAGACCGTGCCGCAGATTGGTGTCGTGTTCTCGCGGGAGACGCTTTACCGGACGTCCAATAAGCTGTTCGGCGGTTGGGGGAAGGCATCCGATCCGGCGCGTGGCTGGCTGGATCTCCTGCTGGGCTGCCAGTGGTCGGTGGACGTCCTGCCGGACTGGAAACTGCAACGCGTGGAGGCGCGGTATCCGTGCATCGTGCTGCCGGATTGGGCCGCTGTCGGACCGGAGGTGAAGACACAACTCGTCCAGTATGTCCGCGATGGCGGCAAACTGGTGGTCTGCGGTGCGCAAAACGCCGGGTTGTTCGCGGCCGAGGCGGGCATCCGGCCGCAGGGCCAACCGGCCGACAAGCCTGCGTTTGTCGAGGGTCCGGTGATGGGGAATGTGACCGGGCACTGGCTGGACTTCGATCCCGGCCTCACTCAGGTCGTGGCGCAGCGTTTCCCTTCGTTGGACACGCGTAGCGGCGGGGTAGCCGCGGCCGTTTCCACCTCGCTCGGCAAGGGGACGCTCGTCTTGTGCGCAGGGCCGGTGGGTTCTGTTTACGCGGCCACACACGCCGCAACCGTCCGCGACCTGGGGCGGAACCTGGTGGCGCCGCTCTTCGCGCCGCTGGTAAAGGTGACGGCTCCTTCGACCGTGGAAGTGGTGCTGCGGAGAAAGAACGGTGAATTGCTGGTGCATCTGTTGAATGCGACGGGCATGCAGACGGCCGGCGACTATTCGACGGTGGACTTTGTACCGCCGCTCACGGGTGTGAAGTTGTCCTTCGGAACGGCTAAGCCGAAGTCAGTGAAGTTGATGCCGCAGGGGCAAAGCCTGGAACCTGTCCACGCGGGTGGTTCCTGGATGGTCGAAGTGCCCGTATTGGAAGTGCATGCCGTAGCGGCCGTGGTAATATAA